A single genomic interval of Rhizobium leguminosarum bv. trifolii WSM1325 harbors:
- a CDS encoding flagellar motor switch protein FliN (TIGRFAM: flagellar motor switch protein FliN~PFAM: surface presentation of antigens (SPOA) protein~KEGG: rec:RHECIAT_CH0000729 flagellar motor switch protein), producing the protein MATKKTQQNSDLSLDLPGSEADLDQAIDDLRGVLKQDADGDLPQFGDDPQSDPFAAGTDLAAFGGEASESPFGGDDFGGDFGGSASSAAGMDFGSSPSFEESPAPLGSALNSNFDLIMDIPIDVQIMLGTSRMQVSGLMNLNEGATIALDKKIGEPVEIMVNGRRIARGEITVLDNDDTRFGVKLIEVLSTKKA; encoded by the coding sequence ATGGCTACGAAGAAAACACAGCAGAACAGCGACCTCTCCCTGGATCTTCCGGGCAGCGAAGCCGATCTCGATCAGGCGATCGACGATCTGCGCGGCGTACTGAAGCAGGATGCCGACGGCGACCTGCCGCAGTTTGGCGACGACCCGCAGAGCGACCCCTTCGCAGCAGGAACGGACCTGGCGGCCTTCGGCGGCGAGGCTTCGGAAAGTCCTTTCGGCGGCGACGATTTCGGCGGCGATTTCGGCGGCAGTGCGAGCTCGGCTGCCGGCATGGATTTCGGCAGCAGCCCCTCCTTCGAGGAGTCACCGGCTCCACTCGGCAGCGCTTTGAATTCGAACTTCGACCTGATCATGGACATCCCGATCGACGTCCAGATCATGCTCGGCACCAGCCGCATGCAGGTCTCCGGCCTGATGAACCTCAATGAAGGGGCGACGATCGCCCTCGACAAGAAAATCGGCGAACCGGTCGAGATTATGGTGAACGGCCGCAGGATTGCACGTGGCGAAATTACGGTGCTTGATAACGACGACACGCGATTCGGTGTGAAGCTGATTGAAGTTTTGAGTACGAAAAAAGCCTGA
- a CDS encoding surface presentation of antigens (SPOA) protein (PFAM: surface presentation of antigens (SPOA) protein~KEGG: rec:RHECIAT_CH0000730 flagellar C-ring motor switch protein): MTMSNASHDKPAMDPALLAKLTGGLGDRGGVAKICSSFGEIYSEFFPDVIKSETGLDVTVNYLGCEIGYKNHLIEDLSANVTLVDATLRNWSQNITLACGNGFVITLMEHLLGATADTIEEPADRLLSIIELDLAVMVFDKIAKVLRSAVNAPGGFEPSLSAPHALDARARPPEDRPDEFAAAINMSITLAGIVSEFALIVPQTALLKTKVTPPKPKRQATGKSPEWTEQLGDQVRRSHVTLEAKIRLQDLTLRTISKLMVGDVIPFRDHGDVRVEVSANSKELYVCEFGRSGENYMVRVKDTMNSDDELIRHLMN, encoded by the coding sequence ATGACTATGAGCAATGCTTCGCACGACAAACCGGCAATGGATCCTGCCCTTCTCGCCAAGCTGACAGGCGGGCTCGGCGACAGAGGCGGAGTTGCCAAGATCTGCAGTTCCTTCGGGGAAATCTACAGCGAATTCTTTCCCGACGTCATCAAAAGCGAGACCGGCCTCGACGTGACGGTCAACTATCTCGGCTGCGAGATCGGCTACAAGAACCACCTGATCGAAGATCTGAGCGCGAACGTCACGCTGGTCGATGCGACGCTGCGCAACTGGTCGCAGAACATCACGCTTGCCTGCGGCAACGGCTTCGTCATCACGCTGATGGAGCACCTGCTCGGCGCCACCGCCGATACGATCGAGGAACCGGCCGACCGGCTGCTTTCGATCATCGAGCTCGATCTGGCGGTCATGGTCTTCGACAAGATCGCCAAAGTGCTGCGCTCGGCCGTCAACGCGCCGGGCGGCTTCGAACCGAGCCTTTCGGCCCCGCACGCCCTTGACGCGCGCGCCCGGCCGCCGGAAGATCGTCCGGACGAATTCGCCGCTGCCATCAACATGTCGATCACGCTTGCCGGCATCGTTTCGGAATTCGCCTTGATCGTTCCGCAGACGGCGCTGCTCAAGACCAAGGTGACGCCGCCGAAGCCGAAACGCCAGGCCACCGGCAAGTCACCGGAATGGACTGAGCAGCTCGGCGACCAGGTCCGCCGCTCGCATGTCACGCTCGAGGCGAAGATCAGGCTGCAGGACCTGACGCTTCGCACGATATCGAAGCTGATGGTCGGCGACGTCATTCCGTTCCGCGACCACGGCGACGTGCGGGTCGAGGTCAGCGCCAACAGCAAGGAATTGTATGTGTGCGAGTTCGGGCGTTCAGGCGAAAATTACATGGTCCGCGTCAAGGATACGATGAACTCGGATGACGAACTCATCCGTCATTTAATGAATTAA
- a CDS encoding chemotaxis motility protein (KEGG: rec:RHECIAT_CH0000731 chemotaxis motility protein), with translation MNIIIGFIVTCGCIVGSFMAMGGEVDALFQPFEFLIIGGAGLGSFIMANPMKVVKDSGKALSEAFRHAVPKERNYLDTLGVLYSLMRDLRTKSRNEIEAHIDNPAESTIFQSAPTVLKNKELTAFICDYVRLIIIGNARSHEIEALMDEELNTIMHDKMKPYHSIQIMSDSFPAIGIVAAVLGVIKAMAHINDSPEVLGHLIGSALVGTFLGILLSYCVCSPLVSQIKVVRNKQHRLYVIVKQTLLAYMNGSVPQVALEYGRKTISAYERPSIDAVEQEMMNPGGENKAA, from the coding sequence ATGAACATCATTATCGGATTTATAGTGACTTGCGGCTGTATCGTCGGCAGCTTCATGGCGATGGGCGGCGAAGTGGACGCGCTGTTCCAGCCCTTCGAATTCCTCATCATCGGCGGCGCCGGCCTCGGCAGCTTCATCATGGCGAACCCGATGAAGGTGGTGAAGGACTCAGGCAAAGCGCTCAGCGAAGCCTTCCGGCACGCCGTACCGAAGGAACGCAATTATCTCGATACGCTCGGCGTGCTCTATTCGCTGATGCGCGACCTGCGCACCAAGTCGCGAAACGAAATCGAAGCCCATATCGACAATCCGGCCGAATCGACAATCTTCCAGTCGGCTCCGACGGTTCTGAAGAACAAGGAGCTGACGGCGTTCATCTGCGACTACGTGCGCCTGATCATCATCGGCAACGCCCGCAGCCACGAGATCGAGGCGCTGATGGACGAAGAGCTCAACACAATCATGCACGACAAGATGAAGCCCTACCACTCGATCCAGATCATGAGCGATTCCTTCCCGGCGATCGGCATCGTCGCGGCTGTTCTCGGCGTCATCAAGGCGATGGCCCATATCAACGATTCACCCGAAGTGCTCGGTCATCTGATCGGCTCGGCACTCGTCGGCACCTTCCTCGGCATTCTCTTGTCCTACTGCGTCTGCTCGCCGCTGGTCTCCCAGATCAAGGTCGTGCGCAACAAGCAGCACCGCCTCTACGTCATCGTCAAGCAGACGCTGCTTGCCTATATGAACGGCTCGGTGCCGCAGGTCGCTCTCGAATACGGCCGCAAGACGATCTCGGCTTACGAGCGTCCTTCCATCGACGCGGTCGAGCAGGAAATGATGAACCCTGGTGGCGAAAACAAGGCGGCTTAA
- a CDS encoding flagellar basal-body rod protein FlgF (TIGRFAM: flagellar basal-body rod protein FlgF~PFAM: flagellar basal body rod protein; protein of unknown function DUF1078 domain protein~KEGG: ret:RHE_CH00655 flagellar basal body rod protein FlgF) — protein sequence MQSGLYVSLSSQMALEKRLNTIADNMANVNTTGFRATEVKFDEMVAATKNKLNTKVAFVSQGNDYLNEGNGELQHTGNMLDFAIKGDAWFALDTPAGRVLTRDGRFTIKDTGELVSIRGYPVLDAGGAPIQLNTKGGEPAVGTDGIIYQADRQVASLGLFEADISKGYLRYENSGIMTTDQPRAVVDRFNVGVEQGYLENSNVNAMREITQLIEVNRAFESVSSLMRDSEDSFKEAVQTLGGSR from the coding sequence ATGCAATCCGGTCTTTATGTTTCTCTGTCGTCGCAGATGGCTCTCGAAAAGCGTCTGAACACCATCGCAGACAACATGGCGAACGTGAACACGACGGGTTTTCGCGCCACCGAGGTGAAGTTCGATGAGATGGTGGCGGCCACTAAGAACAAGCTGAACACCAAGGTGGCCTTCGTTTCCCAGGGCAACGACTACCTGAACGAGGGAAATGGCGAGTTGCAGCACACCGGCAACATGCTCGATTTCGCCATCAAGGGCGATGCCTGGTTTGCGCTCGATACGCCGGCCGGCCGCGTTCTGACGAGGGACGGCCGCTTCACGATCAAGGATACCGGCGAACTCGTCTCGATAAGGGGATATCCGGTTCTTGACGCCGGCGGCGCGCCGATTCAGCTCAACACGAAGGGTGGCGAGCCGGCCGTCGGTACGGACGGCATCATCTATCAGGCCGACCGCCAGGTTGCTTCGCTCGGCCTGTTCGAGGCCGATATCAGCAAGGGTTACCTGCGTTACGAAAACAGCGGCATCATGACCACCGACCAGCCGCGCGCCGTCGTCGACCGCTTCAATGTCGGTGTCGAGCAGGGTTATCTCGAAAACTCCAACGTCAACGCCATGCGCGAGATCACCCAGCTGATCGAAGTCAACCGCGCCTTCGAAAGTGTCTCGTCGCTGATGCGCGACAGCGAGGATTCCTTCAAGGAAGCCGTCCAGACACTTGGGGGCAGCCGCTAA
- a CDS encoding ATPase, FliI/YscN family (KEGG: ret:RHE_CH00656 flagellum-specific ATP synthase~TIGRFAM: ATPase, FliI/YscN family~PFAM: H+transporting two-sector ATPase alpha/beta subunit central region~SMART: AAA ATPase) → MSTTLLSEDGLSPKLAHLAGLVDRYASPEFAVAHGGRVQTIAAGHYTVHGLSRHVRLGEFVAHKSATGIHLGEVVRVEPELIYVCPIEPGEPIGIHDTVIRKGAFRIAPTDSWCGRTVNSLCEPIDGLGPIAEGLDRRSISNTAPPSMTRKRVETGFKTGVRAIDIFSPLCLGQRLGIFAGSGVGKSTLLSMLARADAFDKVVIALVGERGREVREFIEDTLGSNMKKAIAVVATSDESPMLRKMAPLTAVTIAEHFRDKGENVLFIIDSVTRFAHAIREVATASGEPPIARGYPASVFTELPRLLERAGPGPEGAGTITAIISILVDGDNHNDPIADSTRGILDGHIVLQRSLAEEGRYPPIDPLASISRLARKAWTPDQEKLVSRLKVLIHRFEETRDLRMIGGYRQGADPDLDMAIKQVPIIYDVLKQSPGDRDSLDAFADLAGALKAAAGMGNQGAPIQRRG, encoded by the coding sequence ATGAGCACCACGCTACTGTCCGAAGACGGCCTTTCCCCGAAGCTGGCGCATCTGGCGGGCCTCGTCGACCGATACGCATCGCCGGAGTTTGCGGTTGCCCATGGCGGTCGCGTGCAGACCATCGCCGCCGGCCACTACACGGTTCACGGTCTCTCCCGTCACGTTCGTCTCGGCGAGTTCGTGGCCCATAAATCGGCGACCGGCATCCATCTCGGCGAAGTCGTGCGCGTCGAGCCGGAACTGATCTATGTCTGCCCGATCGAACCCGGCGAGCCGATCGGCATCCACGATACCGTCATCCGCAAGGGCGCCTTCCGCATTGCACCGACGGACAGCTGGTGCGGGCGCACCGTCAACTCGCTCTGCGAGCCGATCGACGGGCTGGGCCCGATCGCCGAGGGCCTCGATCGCCGCTCGATCTCCAATACCGCGCCGCCCTCGATGACCCGCAAGCGTGTCGAGACCGGCTTCAAGACCGGCGTACGCGCGATCGACATCTTCTCGCCGCTCTGCCTCGGCCAGCGCCTCGGCATCTTCGCCGGCTCCGGCGTCGGCAAGTCAACGCTTCTTTCCATGCTCGCCCGCGCCGATGCTTTCGACAAGGTTGTCATTGCGCTTGTCGGCGAACGCGGCCGCGAGGTGCGCGAATTCATCGAGGATACGCTCGGCAGCAATATGAAGAAGGCGATCGCCGTCGTCGCCACCAGCGACGAGAGCCCGATGCTGCGCAAGATGGCGCCGCTGACGGCGGTCACTATCGCCGAGCATTTCCGCGACAAGGGCGAGAACGTCCTCTTCATCATCGACAGCGTCACGCGTTTCGCCCATGCGATCCGCGAGGTGGCGACCGCCTCCGGCGAGCCGCCGATCGCGCGCGGTTATCCCGCCTCCGTCTTCACCGAGCTGCCGCGCCTCCTGGAACGCGCCGGTCCCGGTCCCGAGGGCGCCGGCACCATCACCGCGATCATCTCGATCCTTGTCGACGGCGACAATCACAATGACCCGATCGCCGATTCGACCCGCGGCATCCTCGACGGACATATCGTCCTGCAGCGCAGTCTCGCCGAAGAAGGGCGTTATCCCCCGATCGATCCGCTCGCCTCGATCTCGCGTCTTGCCCGCAAGGCCTGGACGCCGGATCAGGAAAAGCTGGTATCGCGGCTGAAGGTGCTGATCCACCGTTTCGAAGAGACGCGCGATCTGCGCATGATCGGCGGTTACCGTCAGGGTGCTGATCCCGATCTCGACATGGCGATCAAGCAGGTGCCGATCATTTACGACGTCCTGAAGCAGTCTCCGGGCGACCGCGACTCGCTCGACGCTTTCGCCGATCTCGCCGGTGCGCTCAAGGCTGCAGCCGGCATGGGCAATCAGGGCGCCCCTATTCAGAGGAGAGGCTAG
- a CDS encoding conserved hypothetical protein (KEGG: ret:RHE_CH00657 hypothetical protein), which translates to MADFDDERIASLKQRRKAAILDRFLTFAGLALAGASAFFPWYVFFNADKFGINVASSSNSRELPDWPARNVFSVSPLAMVNKNEADKKAPPIDPLTTATVSDLGKERDGRAIQEDQPFPGKSSFRLLHVSNGRALIEDPSGMYVVRIGSILPDESRLATLEQRDGKWVIVTSKGETYQNN; encoded by the coding sequence GTGGCTGATTTCGACGACGAACGCATTGCTTCCCTGAAGCAGCGCAGGAAAGCCGCCATCCTGGATCGGTTTCTGACCTTCGCCGGCCTGGCGCTTGCCGGCGCCTCCGCCTTCTTTCCCTGGTACGTCTTCTTCAACGCGGACAAGTTCGGCATCAATGTCGCCAGCAGCAGCAATTCGCGCGAACTGCCGGACTGGCCGGCCCGCAACGTCTTCAGCGTCTCGCCGCTTGCCATGGTCAACAAGAACGAAGCGGACAAGAAGGCCCCGCCGATCGATCCGCTGACGACGGCGACGGTCTCCGATCTCGGCAAGGAGCGCGATGGCCGCGCTATACAGGAGGATCAGCCCTTCCCCGGCAAATCGTCCTTCCGGCTGTTGCATGTTTCCAACGGCCGGGCGCTGATCGAGGATCCCTCCGGCATGTATGTGGTGCGCATCGGCTCGATCCTGCCCGATGAAAGCCGCCTTGCGACACTCGAGCAGCGCGACGGCAAATGGGTGATCGTCACCTCCAAGGGCGAGACCTACCAGAACAATTGA
- a CDS encoding flagellar basal body rod protein FlgB (KEGG: ret:RHE_CH00658 flagellar basal body rod protein FlgB), with translation MQPIQLFDLASRQAEWLTIRQQVVAGNIANANTPKFHAKDVTPFDAVLDNSNINMARTNPAHLSGNDFSDSGDIDVKDAALDQEIGVQESGNTVGLAEELSKSGDIKRQYDLNTSLVSSFNRMMLMTVRK, from the coding sequence ATGCAACCGATCCAACTTTTCGACTTGGCTTCGCGGCAGGCGGAATGGCTGACGATTCGTCAGCAGGTTGTTGCCGGCAACATCGCGAATGCCAATACCCCGAAGTTCCACGCCAAGGACGTTACGCCCTTTGATGCGGTGCTCGACAATTCCAATATCAACATGGCGCGCACCAATCCGGCGCATCTCAGCGGCAACGATTTCAGCGACAGCGGCGATATCGACGTCAAGGATGCCGCGCTCGACCAGGAAATCGGTGTCCAGGAATCCGGCAATACGGTCGGTTTGGCCGAGGAGCTCTCCAAGTCGGGCGATATCAAGCGTCAGTACGATCTGAACACCTCGCTGGTCAGTTCCTTCAACCGCATGATGTTGATGACCGTCAGGAAGTAA
- a CDS encoding flagellar basal-body rod protein FlgC (TIGRFAM: flagellar basal-body rod protein FlgC~PFAM: flagellar basal body rod protein; protein of unknown function DUF1078 domain protein~KEGG: ret:RHE_CH00659 flagellar basal body rod protein FlgC): MDPLSAAMKIAGSGLEAQSTRLRIVSENIANARSTGDTPGADPYRRKTITFGQQMDRTNGVETVGVKKVGVDEGDFSTEFDPSNPAADPKGVVKLPNVNILVEMADMREANRSYDANLQTIKQTRDLISSTIDLLKSQ, encoded by the coding sequence ATGGATCCGCTTTCAGCAGCAATGAAAATCGCCGGTTCCGGGCTCGAGGCGCAGTCGACGCGGCTGCGCATCGTCTCGGAAAACATCGCCAATGCCCGCTCGACGGGTGACACGCCCGGTGCCGATCCCTATCGCCGCAAGACGATCACCTTCGGCCAGCAGATGGATCGCACCAACGGTGTCGAGACTGTCGGCGTCAAAAAGGTCGGCGTCGACGAAGGCGACTTCAGCACTGAATTCGACCCCAGCAATCCGGCTGCGGACCCGAAGGGCGTCGTCAAACTGCCGAACGTCAATATCCTGGTTGAGATGGCCGACATGCGCGAAGCCAACCGCTCGTATGACGCCAATCTGCAGACCATCAAACAGACCCGCGATCTCATCTCCTCCACGATCGACCTCCTGAAGAGCCAATAA
- a CDS encoding flagellar hook-basal body complex protein FliE (PFAM: flagellar hook-basal body complex protein FliE~KEGG: rec:RHECIAT_CH0000737 flagellar hook-basal body protein) gives MISSVQNVSNLSMTRALGAVDTENSTSSSAATMPGAAGAANGMSFASVMGNMASDAVSSLKGAESMSFAGIKGTATTREVVDSMLQAEQTLQTAIAIRDKVVSAFLEVTKMQM, from the coding sequence ATGATCAGCAGCGTCCAGAACGTCAGCAACCTTTCGATGACCCGTGCGCTCGGCGCCGTCGACACCGAAAATTCCACCTCGTCGTCTGCCGCCACCATGCCGGGCGCCGCAGGTGCGGCCAACGGCATGAGCTTCGCCTCCGTCATGGGTAACATGGCGAGCGACGCGGTCAGCAGCCTGAAGGGTGCGGAAAGCATGTCCTTTGCCGGTATCAAGGGCACGGCGACGACGCGCGAAGTCGTCGATTCCATGCTCCAGGCCGAGCAGACGCTGCAGACCGCGATTGCCATCCGCGACAAGGTCGTCTCGGCCTTTCTCGAAGTCACCAAGATGCAGATGTAA
- a CDS encoding flagellar basal-body rod protein FlgG (TIGRFAM: flagellar basal-body rod protein FlgG~PFAM: protein of unknown function DUF1078 domain protein; flagellar basal body rod protein~KEGG: ret:RHE_CH00661 flagellar basal body rod protein FlgG) gives MRALAIAATGMDAQQTNLEVIANNIANINTTGFKRARAEFSDLLYQTERAKGVANRANQAVVPEGANIGLGVQTSAVRNLHLQGELTQTGNDLDVALIGKGFFQIQSTDGTTLYSRAGAFNKNDQGQLVTIDGYEVLPGITIPTGSTELTISRSGQVTAKLPGATEATELGQLTLADFVNEAGLQPLGDNLFQETPASGEAVIGNPDEEGFAYMKQGYLESSNVDPVKEITELISAQRAYEMNSKVITTADEMASIVSKNLK, from the coding sequence ATGAGAGCGCTCGCCATCGCAGCAACGGGCATGGATGCCCAGCAGACCAATCTGGAAGTCATCGCGAACAACATCGCGAACATCAATACGACCGGTTTCAAGCGCGCCCGCGCCGAATTCTCGGATCTTCTCTACCAGACCGAACGTGCCAAGGGTGTCGCCAACCGCGCCAACCAGGCCGTCGTTCCGGAAGGTGCCAATATCGGCCTCGGCGTCCAGACCTCAGCGGTCCGCAACCTGCATCTCCAGGGCGAACTGACCCAGACCGGCAACGATCTCGACGTGGCGCTGATCGGCAAGGGCTTCTTCCAGATCCAGTCGACCGACGGGACGACGCTTTACAGCCGCGCCGGCGCCTTCAACAAGAACGACCAGGGCCAGCTCGTCACCATCGACGGCTACGAGGTCCTTCCCGGCATCACCATTCCGACGGGCTCGACCGAACTGACGATCAGCCGCTCCGGCCAGGTCACAGCCAAGCTGCCGGGTGCGACGGAGGCAACCGAGCTCGGCCAGTTGACCCTTGCCGACTTCGTCAACGAGGCGGGTCTCCAGCCGCTCGGCGACAATCTCTTCCAGGAAACGCCGGCCTCCGGCGAAGCCGTCATCGGCAATCCCGACGAGGAAGGTTTCGCTTACATGAAGCAGGGTTACCTGGAATCTTCGAACGTCGACCCGGTGAAGGAAATCACCGAGCTGATCTCGGCCCAGCGCGCTTATGAAATGAATTCCAAGGTGATCACCACCGCTGACGAAATGGCCTCCATCGTCAGCAAGAATCTGAAGTAA
- a CDS encoding flagella basal body P-ring formation protein FlgA (TIGRFAM: flagella basal body P-ring formation protein FlgA~KEGG: ret:RHE_CH00662 flagellar basal body P-ring biosynthesis protein FlgA), whose protein sequence is MMFCRAGHISGWVAAATIAVAGIFLPADVDAGMGYAVVPTTIIYPGDTLSSSQLQEVEVTNPNLAGDYAKSISQVEGMVSKRTLLPGRTISVSGLREAYTVTRGSSIRLVLSFGALTISAAGTPLEDGTTGQVVRARNMDSGVIVSGTVLADGTVHVRAK, encoded by the coding sequence ATGATGTTTTGCCGGGCAGGACACATCTCAGGATGGGTGGCAGCAGCCACGATCGCAGTCGCGGGCATTTTCTTGCCCGCGGACGTGGATGCCGGCATGGGTTATGCCGTCGTTCCGACGACGATCATCTATCCCGGCGACACATTGTCGTCCAGCCAGCTTCAGGAGGTCGAGGTTACCAACCCCAACCTCGCCGGCGACTATGCCAAATCCATTTCCCAGGTCGAAGGCATGGTCTCCAAGCGTACGCTGTTGCCGGGCCGGACGATTTCGGTTTCGGGCCTGCGCGAGGCCTATACGGTGACGCGCGGCTCTTCGATCCGTCTGGTTCTGTCGTTCGGCGCGCTGACGATTTCCGCCGCCGGCACGCCGCTCGAAGACGGCACGACCGGGCAGGTCGTCCGCGCGCGCAATATGGACTCCGGCGTCATCGTCAGCGGCACGGTGCTTGCGGACGGCACGGTCCATGTGAGGGCAAAATGA
- a CDS encoding flagellar P-ring protein (PFAM: flagellar P-ring protein~KEGG: rec:RHECIAT_CH0000740 flagellar basal body P-ring protein) has product MKLFFRFVTLVAVLAMSLADVVPAWALTSRIKDIASLQAGRDNQLIGYGLIVGLQGTGDGFRSSPFTEQSMRAMLQNLGISTQGGQSNAKNTAAVMVTANLPPFASPGSRIDVTVSSLGDATSLRGGTLVMTSLSGADGQIYAVAQGAAIVSGFQAQGQAATVTEGVTTAGRVPGGAIIERELPSRFKDSVNLVLQLRNPDFSTAIRIADIVNGYASARFGGPVAEAKDSQEVVIQKPRTADLTRLMADIENLIVETDTPAKVVINERTGTIVIGSDVRVSPVAVSYGTLTVQVTETPQIIQPEPFSQGRTAVQPQTDIAAEQTGGRVAIIDGPDLRTLVAGLNNIGVKPDGIIAILQGIKSAGALQAELVLQ; this is encoded by the coding sequence ATGAAATTGTTCTTCCGCTTCGTCACCCTTGTCGCGGTTCTCGCCATGAGTTTGGCTGATGTCGTGCCCGCCTGGGCGCTGACTTCCCGCATCAAGGACATCGCTTCCCTTCAGGCCGGCCGCGACAACCAGCTGATCGGTTATGGCCTCATCGTCGGCCTCCAGGGGACCGGCGACGGCTTCCGGTCCTCGCCCTTCACCGAGCAGTCGATGCGCGCGATGCTGCAGAATCTCGGCATCTCGACGCAGGGCGGCCAGTCCAACGCCAAGAACACGGCGGCCGTGATGGTCACCGCCAACCTGCCACCCTTCGCAAGCCCCGGCAGCCGCATCGACGTGACGGTGAGCTCGCTCGGCGATGCGACGTCGCTGCGCGGCGGCACGCTCGTCATGACCTCGCTTTCTGGCGCCGACGGCCAAATCTATGCCGTCGCGCAGGGTGCCGCCATCGTTTCCGGTTTTCAGGCGCAGGGCCAGGCGGCGACCGTGACCGAAGGTGTCACCACCGCCGGCCGCGTGCCCGGCGGCGCGATCATCGAACGTGAACTGCCGTCCCGCTTCAAGGACTCGGTCAATCTCGTCCTGCAGCTGCGCAACCCCGACTTCTCGACGGCGATCCGCATCGCCGACATCGTCAACGGTTATGCCTCGGCGCGCTTCGGCGGGCCGGTCGCCGAAGCCAAGGATTCGCAGGAAGTCGTGATCCAGAAGCCGCGCACAGCCGATCTCACCCGGCTGATGGCCGATATTGAAAATCTCATCGTCGAGACCGACACGCCGGCCAAGGTGGTCATCAACGAACGCACCGGAACGATCGTCATCGGGTCCGACGTCCGCGTCTCGCCGGTCGCCGTCAGCTACGGCACCTTGACCGTCCAGGTCACCGAGACGCCGCAGATCATCCAGCCCGAACCCTTCTCGCAAGGCCGGACCGCCGTCCAGCCGCAGACCGATATTGCGGCCGAGCAGACCGGCGGGCGCGTCGCCATCATCGATGGTCCGGATCTCAGGACCCTTGTCGCCGGTCTCAACAATATCGGCGTGAAACCGGATGGCATCATCGCCATTCTCCAGGGCATCAAGTCGGCGGGCGCCCTGCAGGCGGAGCTTGTGCTGCAATGA
- a CDS encoding putative exported flagella related protein (KEGG: rec:RHECIAT_CH0000741 putative exported flagella related protein) produces MIDIINPDMTVLQLLRRLALPAAGLVLLSIPSAFAQEHAPAGDITSQDEIKQFCTNIAEPARDQRYLLQKQELEKLRADIDARMAEMDKRKAEYQDWLKRRDDFLKQAEAGLTEIYRKMKPDAAALQLQDMKIEVASAVIMRLGPRQSSLILNEMDPEKAAVIASVIASASDPNTSKDPS; encoded by the coding sequence ATGATTGATATCATCAACCCTGACATGACGGTTTTGCAATTGCTGCGCCGGCTGGCGCTGCCCGCCGCAGGCCTCGTCCTTCTGTCGATCCCCAGTGCCTTCGCGCAGGAACATGCGCCGGCCGGCGACATCACGTCCCAGGACGAGATCAAGCAGTTCTGCACCAACATCGCCGAGCCCGCCCGCGACCAGCGTTACCTCCTGCAGAAGCAGGAACTGGAAAAGCTTCGCGCCGACATTGACGCCCGCATGGCGGAAATGGACAAGCGCAAGGCCGAGTACCAGGACTGGCTGAAGCGGCGCGACGATTTCCTGAAGCAGGCGGAGGCCGGCCTCACCGAAATCTACAGGAAGATGAAGCCGGATGCGGCCGCACTCCAGCTGCAGGACATGAAGATCGAGGTGGCCTCCGCCGTGATCATGCGGCTCGGGCCGCGTCAGTCGAGCCTCATCCTCAACGAGATGGACCCTGAGAAGGCCGCGGTCATCGCCAGCGTCATCGCCAGTGCGTCCGATCCCAATACGTCGAAGGATCCTTCATGA